From Aspergillus luchuensis IFO 4308 DNA, chromosome 2, nearly complete sequence:
GATGTTATTTTCATTCATACAGCTTGCCATCAAGCAGCTTATCATGGAGCGCTTCGACGTCTGTGCGGCACAAAAGGGCATTCAAACCGCATCGGAGACACCTGCGACATCTGCTTCCACCAATGGCCATGGGAAAGACCACGACTCGGTGACTCCTGTTGAGCCATCCTCTCCGGCTCAATCTTCCATGTCGCAGAAACGCCAAGCGGAGAGTGAAGAGCGCTCGGACACTTCAAGCAAGACCCCTcctatcaagaagaagaagcccgacAATGATATCGATGCGGATGCCTTGTTCGCAGCCAAACTCCAGGCCGAGGAAAACATGCGTGCGCGCCAAACCCGCGGCGCCAGTACACGCAGAAGCCAGCccgtgaagaagaagcagcctaCCAAAGCGAAGACGTCCAAGAAAGTGAAGGCTGAGGATGACTCGGAACTTGAATCGGGCTCGGACTCAGGAAAGAAGGTCAACAGGTCTGGCGGGTTTCACGTATGCTGCAAACACTTCCTAATGGAGGTGACTGGTGCTAACGGCTGTCTAGAAACCCCTTACTCTTTCCCCGGCGCTTTCGGCTTTGTTGGACGGCGAGGTGACGGTATGGCTGTTATTCCCATTCTCGGTTAGGTAAGATATACTGACATTCGACCAGCTCTCGCGACCACAGACAGTGAAGCGGCTTTGGC
This genomic window contains:
- a CDS encoding SWIB/MDM2 domain protein (COG:K;~EggNog:ENOG410PNS5;~InterPro:IPR014876;~PFAM:PF08766), whose amino-acid sequence is MSLSPEARDQYIPIIDSILAKSDLTTISSKTIRNGLQDEIGYDLTPHKLAIKQLIMERFDVCAAQKGIQTASETPATSASTNGHGKDHDSVTPVEPSSPAQSSMSQKRQAESEERSDTSSKTPPIKKKKPDNDIDADALFAAKLQAEENMRARQTRGASTRRSQPVKKKQPTKAKTSKKVKAEDDSELESGSDSGKKVNRSGGFHKPLTLSPALSALLDGEVTVWLLFPFSVR